A region of Dermabacter vaginalis DNA encodes the following proteins:
- a CDS encoding dipeptidase, protein MSLSVDAINDKVKALQPQALEDLTALVAIPSIAFDGYDQSHVQASAEKVASLLEDAGMPEVSIESVDGGAPAVLARRPAKPGKPTVMLYAHHDVQPVGDESEWTTPPFEATERNGRLYGRGAADDKAGVMAHVTALRALKEELEESGVGIVVFVEGEEEYGSETFRPFLEKHQDLMRSDIIVVADSSNWAVGRPALTTSLRGVVAFELDVQVLDYSVHSGMFGGPVLDALTQLSRILTTFHNEDGTIAVEGLHVAEAPKVDMEEADFRRDAGVPEGLPLAGDGSITSRLWTKPAISVIGIDAPPVQQASNTLVSKARAKVSVRIAPGEDPAHATEVLKKHVEAHTPAAAKVTFTPVDAGKPFLAPASSEGMDLARRAFHNSWGVEPVDTGLGGSIPFISDLLELFPKADVLVTGVEDPDSRAHGVDESLHLGDFERVCVAEALILLGAAELDPKETA, encoded by the coding sequence ATGTCGCTCAGCGTCGACGCCATCAATGACAAGGTCAAAGCCCTTCAACCCCAAGCACTCGAGGATCTCACCGCGCTCGTAGCGATCCCCTCGATTGCCTTCGATGGCTACGATCAATCGCACGTGCAGGCGAGCGCCGAGAAGGTGGCGTCGCTCCTCGAAGATGCGGGCATGCCCGAAGTGAGCATCGAGTCCGTTGACGGTGGCGCCCCCGCGGTTCTTGCCCGCCGCCCAGCGAAGCCCGGAAAGCCGACCGTGATGCTGTACGCCCACCACGACGTGCAGCCCGTTGGCGACGAATCCGAGTGGACCACCCCGCCGTTCGAGGCCACCGAGCGAAACGGCCGCCTGTATGGCCGCGGAGCTGCCGACGACAAGGCCGGCGTTATGGCGCACGTGACCGCGCTTCGCGCCCTTAAAGAGGAACTCGAAGAATCCGGCGTGGGCATCGTCGTGTTCGTCGAAGGTGAAGAGGAATACGGCAGCGAGACCTTCCGCCCATTCCTCGAAAAGCACCAGGACCTGATGCGCAGCGACATCATCGTTGTGGCCGACTCCTCGAACTGGGCCGTTGGCCGCCCCGCCCTCACGACGAGCCTGCGCGGCGTTGTCGCCTTCGAGCTCGACGTCCAGGTTCTCGACTACTCTGTGCACTCGGGCATGTTCGGCGGGCCGGTGCTCGATGCGCTCACGCAGCTCTCGCGCATCCTCACCACCTTCCACAACGAGGACGGCACCATTGCCGTTGAGGGACTTCACGTTGCCGAAGCCCCCAAGGTCGACATGGAGGAAGCGGACTTCCGCCGCGACGCCGGCGTTCCCGAAGGGCTGCCGCTTGCGGGTGACGGCTCGATCACGTCGCGCCTGTGGACCAAGCCCGCGATCTCGGTCATCGGCATTGATGCGCCGCCCGTGCAGCAGGCCTCCAACACCCTCGTGTCGAAAGCCCGCGCCAAGGTGAGCGTTCGCATCGCCCCGGGCGAAGACCCGGCACACGCGACCGAAGTGCTCAAAAAGCACGTTGAGGCCCACACTCCCGCTGCGGCCAAGGTCACCTTCACCCCCGTTGACGCGGGCAAGCCGTTCCTCGCACCCGCGAGCAGCGAGGGAATGGATCTTGCGCGCCGCGCGTTCCATAACTCGTGGGGAGTTGAGCCCGTGGATACCGGGCTCGGCGGCTCGATCCCGTTCATCTCGGATCTGCTCGAGCTGTTCCCGAAGGCCGACGTGCTCGTCACCGGCGTCGAAGACCCGGATTCGCGCGCACACGGCGTCGACGAATCGCTCCACCTCGGCGACTTCGAGCGCGTATGCGTCGCCGAAGCGCTCATCCTGCTCGGCGCTGCCGAGCTCGACCCGAAGGAAACCGCCTAA
- a CDS encoding DUF3043 domain-containing protein encodes MNTETPSEHSPSPTRAEHSATTPKKGRPTRSRKEAVAARRTPLVPKDRKEAKRRSKQKDRAAANREHQALLAGDEAHYPVQHRGADRRLVRDIVDSRHNVAEYFLPFALIAMLFPFAMQLIDPVKFQVVSIVFLVVLWAGILVVVIDTFLLRRKIRKVLTERFGVVPAGMVSYGLLRSTNIRPWRMPKPQIKHGEAPRP; translated from the coding sequence GTGAATACCGAGACCCCATCCGAGCACTCCCCTAGCCCCACTCGCGCTGAGCACTCCGCGACGACCCCGAAGAAGGGGCGTCCAACCCGCTCGCGCAAGGAAGCTGTCGCCGCGCGCCGCACGCCTCTCGTGCCGAAGGACCGCAAGGAAGCAAAGCGTCGCTCCAAGCAGAAAGATCGCGCCGCCGCAAACCGCGAACATCAAGCCCTGCTCGCCGGTGATGAGGCGCACTACCCCGTGCAGCACCGAGGCGCCGATCGCCGCCTCGTGCGTGACATCGTCGATTCGCGCCACAACGTCGCTGAGTATTTTTTGCCATTCGCGCTTATCGCGATGCTGTTCCCGTTCGCCATGCAGCTCATCGACCCGGTGAAATTCCAGGTCGTCTCGATCGTGTTCCTCGTCGTGCTGTGGGCGGGCATCCTCGTCGTCGTGATCGATACGTTCCTCTTGCGCCGCAAGATTCGCAAGGTTCTTACCGAACGCTTCGGCGTGGTCCCCGCCGGCATGGTGTCGTACGGCCTTCTTCGTTCAACGAACATTCGCCCGTGGCGTATGCCTAAGCCGCAGATCAAACACGGCGAGGCTCCGCGTCCGTAA